CCACAAAAGAAATCGATGTGGCGTCGAGAGATGGAATGGCTTGTCTCTGTCAGTGATTCGATAGTAGAACTTGTACCTTCTGTGCAAGAGTTTCCTGGTGGTGGGACTTTTGAGATTATGGTCACTCAACCACGGTCAGACCTCTATGTAAATCTTCCAGCACTCAAAAAGCTAGATGCAATGCTAATTGGCATGTTGGATGCCTTTTCTGGTTGTGAATTTTATTATGTTGACCGAGGGATACTTGTCGCTGATGGAGAAGATGTTGAAGCATATCCTTGTTCCCCTTCCTCTCATAGACGTTCCATTAGGCTTGAAGAGAAATGGTGGCTACCATTCCCAAAGGTCCCACCAAAAGGTTTGTCAGAAGAGACAAGGAAACGATTGCGGCAGTGTAGGGAATGCACAAATCAAATTTTCAAGGCAGCTCAGGCTATCAATGCCAGCACACTATCTGAAATGGAAGTACCAACAGCTTACATGGAGAGCTTGCCAAAGGTAAGTGTTCAAAATTGAAATGGTAATTAGTCTTTGATATaacttttttctctttctttatcaATTACTAAGATATTTTTTTACTTGGACTAATATGGACCTTTACATTCATCTTAAAGAAAGACCAGTGACTCATTAGTTGCTAGGCACCATGTAAGTTTAATGCAAAGTTATTATGTACAACCTCTTATCTCCacccatttttttctttttcatttattaGTGTCCAACCCTGCTTCATGTCATCCATTGCATGATAATCTTCTCCACTGATACAGTGGTGCAACTGAGTTTCTTCTCTGCCAATTCTTTTATATGGTTCTGATCATAGCaatgcaacaacaataacaaacaaatacGCCTCAGTCCCAAACTAGTTGGGGTCTGGCTATATGAATTCTCTGATCATAGCAAAGCATGCCTTCAATTTCTAATTTTCCCATGTCAGACAAACAAACAGCTTTGGTTGCTTAGTGAGCATATAGATTGCTAATATCATTGTTTCTGTTCTCTTGGTTTTGTATCTTAGATATTTAGCAGCTCCTAGTATATTTGTCCAGGCTATGGCACTTTGGTGCAATGCAATTGCCTAAATACCACCCACTCGCGAACTTTGTTCCGAGATTTTTCTGCTGAATCAGCGTGATATCTACACAGTTAAGTCTTAGTAAGCTTTTAGCTTTGAACTTCCTCTGTCTCCTTTGAACTAGTTCTGGATGTAGATTACATAATGAAATAATTTAAAATACTTTCTATGCGTTTAGATTATTGCTCTAGCATTGTCTATGGCAGTATATACAATCGTCTCCTTTTTTCATGTTACAAACTTTTCAAGCTTTCATTTCCTTCCTTctggttttttaaatttttgactttttgccACTTGGCTGTGAAACTAAGTACTGCTATGCTATAAACAGCAAGAAAGCATCTTGATATGGACTTTGAGGTATGCCTCATCTAATATACTTCAGAAAGACAAAGAGTCTTCCAACTTGATCTTCATAGTCTGTCCCTTTTATTTGTTGTGTTATTGCCCCTTTGGGTTTTGAAAACTTTATTGTCATTTTCCCCCAAATATCTTATTGCTTTAGTGACTTGCATAGTTCTATTCAGTCTAATACACATGCTGCTTTGGTTTAATTCAtctttggcctgtatctttcaGGGTGGGAAGGCATCTTTAGGGGAAATCCTCCACCGATATATTACTGCCGATCAGTTCTCTCCAGACTGCCTACTTGATTACTTGGACCTCTCATCAGAGTATACGACTTTGGAGATTGCAAACAGGATTGAGGCTGCTATGCACGTTTGGCGGCAAAAATGTGAAAAGAACTTGAATCAGTCCAAATCTGGAAAGTCCTCATGGGGTGGCACGGTAAAGGGACTTGTTGGTCTTACGGAAAGATATCAACTCTTGTCACAGCGAGCTGAGAACCTGCTGAGGAACTTAAAGCTGAATTTCCCTGGCCTTCCACAGACTGCATTGGACATGAACAAGATTCAGTATAACAAGGTATATTCTTGAGTCTCTTCTTTACTGTTCTGCTATTATGACCGCTTTCATCATGTCCAGCTTTTCAAGTCAGTTTTACTCACTTATGGCTGAAAAGTCAAGTACGTGACTGACCGAGCTCAGTTGAACAGCCTAGTTGAATTTCTTATTTCACATATCAAATGCTTCTTAATGAGAAAATGATCACAGATGACATCAAAGAATCTCGAAGCTGGTTctaactttgaccaaaatgaAAGATCACAAAAAGTTAATCTCTAAAAGTTGATGCTACAATTTTCTAGTTTGATACTACTGTTTGCGTGAAGCTTCAAAAGCCTTATCCAATGTAAGCAATATGATTAGTTTCACCACTTCAATCTAAACGGTAGCTAATAATTTTATGACAACTGCCAACTAAAACAGTTAATATGGTCGTCTCAGTGCCAACCTTTTGTTTGATATAGAAGGTCACTTAGAAGGAAAAACATAAAACTGTTCACCTTTACTAGCATATGTTGACATGCAGCATGAATCACACCTTATTTAATCCAAGGCACTTTAAATTTGCTTTGCCTTTGTCTTGACCATGTCTAATTTATGTGTTACAAGATCAGGATCAAAGAATCTGATAACTGCAACTTTCATGTTCATGCATGCAGGATGTGGGACATTCGATCCTTGAGAGCTACTCTAGGGTGTTGGAGAGTTTGGCATTTAACTTGATGGCAAGGATTGAGGATCTACTATATGTAGATGATGCTACAAGACGCCGTGCAGCTGAAGAGTCAGTAACAACGCTCGACCAGCAAGGAGTTTTTATCACGCATTCCCTACAGAATCAGGTTCTTTGTGGTCCCAATTTGGTCCGAAATATATCTCTTCCCTCTTACCGAAGAGCACTCAATTCCTCAGACATAGTAGCTGAAAGCCTCAAGAGAACACCTAAGTCAATTGGACATGTTCTTAGATCTGAGAAACACAAAGCACTAAGTTTTTGAGGATTCGGACAGGTGGTAGTATAGGCGTAGACTACAATGACAATTGACTACGACTTTGATGACCATAGTATCTTATGTGCTTGCAACAAGGCTAGCAAGTTGGACTTATATATGCAGTTCTAGAAAATTAGGGGCCATTAGCGTTTAGAGAATGGTTATTCCTACATCAGTATAATTGTTTAGGTAGATAGCTGGTACGTAAAGTTTCTAGCTAATGCAAAAACCAAATGATTAAGATGTGGTAGCTGATAATTTCTTGACGGTATATTCTGTATCTGGACATATATGTGTACTGTTAGAAAGAGCTTGTATTATATCCATCTAAACTTCGACCTTCTAATCCACTAAACACCCATCTGGGTAAAATTTTGACATATGTAACGTACTGAAGGAGTATAAAACATAAGATTTATGGTTCTTTCAGCTTTTCTTGTGATTAGTAGGATTATCAAAGAAAACTCTGCGAATAAGGGAATAATGAGTCCAGAGAACTCGACAACAATGCTCTAGGCCATGGCGTAGCTCATTTTGTTGCTTCTTGTGCAAAGGAaattttttttagtcaaaattgAATATTCAGGTGTCTAATATTTATCTTCCTACTGCGAAAGGGTGTGACCTAGTGGCTAGTGGTTAATAAAGTGGATGAGAACTATGAGATCTCAGGTTCAAATCTCAGCGGCGCTAAAAAAAATCCAAGGTGATTTCTttcccatctatccaagccttGGTAGATAGAGTTACGTAGTACTtgttgctggtgggaggtggcacccaagggtgtgacctagtggtcaatgaagtggtgagaaccatgaggtctcaggtcGGTGAGAGGTGGCACCCAAaagtgtggcctagtggtcaatgaagtggagagaaccatgaggtctcaggtcCAATCCTAGTGGAGGCAAAAAAATTAGATGATTTCTTCCTATATATTCAAGCCTTGATGGATAGAGTTACCTGATACCTGTTGTTGGTAGGAGGTGGCAGACATCACGTAGAATTAATCGAACATTATCTTCCTGCTTTGCACTTAATAAAATGCTCTTCTAGTGTCTAAAGGTTGACAAAATCTGTCAGGACTCCACTGGAAGGGTACTTTTATACATAAAATTCGAGTTAAAACGTTACattatttttcaaactttgtaACTAGTCAAATTATGTCAAACAAATTGGGATGCCAAGAGTATCAGTTTTAAAATCCAAACTTCTACGAGTACTGTTGACATTTCAAATTTTTAACAAGTCTAATTTTTGccgaaaggaaaaagaaaatgaactaGTGACATTATTGTTCAACTAAACTCTCGAAAATATAACATGGTTATTTAACATACCAAAGAAATTCCTagaggtgggggggggggggggcgctgAGGGCgttaaaaaggaagaaaaaaacagAGATAATTA
The nucleotide sequence above comes from Nicotiana tabacum cultivar K326 chromosome 12, ASM71507v2, whole genome shotgun sequence. Encoded proteins:
- the LOC107759819 gene encoding rop guanine nucleotide exchange factor 1, with the protein product MASLPSDDDEFDVQSERFDDSYSLSADVSESETCSSTSTFSYRQQDASTSLSSSSTLHYNSNSGFGEPPTVMLPVVGDRHVIIPAEKLDKLETAELSEVELMKERFAKLLLGEDMSGGGKGVCTALAISNAITNLAATVFGELWKLESLAPQKKSMWRREMEWLVSVSDSIVELVPSVQEFPGGGTFEIMVTQPRSDLYVNLPALKKLDAMLIGMLDAFSGCEFYYVDRGILVADGEDVEAYPCSPSSHRRSIRLEEKWWLPFPKVPPKGLSEETRKRLRQCRECTNQIFKAAQAINASTLSEMEVPTAYMESLPKGGKASLGEILHRYITADQFSPDCLLDYLDLSSEYTTLEIANRIEAAMHVWRQKCEKNLNQSKSGKSSWGGTVKGLVGLTERYQLLSQRAENLLRNLKLNFPGLPQTALDMNKIQYNKDVGHSILESYSRVLESLAFNLMARIEDLLYVDDATRRRAAEESVTTLDQQGVFITHSLQNQVLCGPNLVRNISLPSYRRALNSSDIVAESLKRTPKSIGHVLRSEKHKALSF